One part of the Marinobacter sp. MDS2 genome encodes these proteins:
- the dusA gene encoding tRNA dihydrouridine(20/20a) synthase DusA, producing MINQTSPDNTGLEPSRRFSIAPMMDWTTPHFRYLARILSRRALLYTEMVTTGALIHGDTRRFLRHDPSEYPLALQLGGSNPGELAQCAKLAQEFGFSEVNLNVGCPSDRVQNNMIGACLMGHPDKVAEGVAAMKEATDLPVTVKHRIGINGRDSWEELCEFIAKVSAAGCNTFIAHARIAILEGLSPKENRDIPPLKYDWVYRLKETYPELEIIINGGIKTIEECHDHLRHTDGVMLGREAYHNPWLLTEVDPEFFGEEAPVTSRHEALRAMFPFIQKELDRGVYLTHITRHIMGLFLGMPGGRQFRRHLSENANKPGSGLEVVEQALAKVREPEAVLEN from the coding sequence ATGATCAACCAAACATCTCCCGATAACACTGGGCTTGAGCCATCCCGACGCTTTTCCATTGCACCAATGATGGATTGGACCACGCCTCACTTCCGCTATTTAGCGCGCATTCTCAGCCGCCGCGCCCTGCTCTATACGGAAATGGTGACGACCGGCGCTCTGATTCATGGCGATACCCGGCGTTTTCTTCGGCACGACCCATCCGAGTATCCACTGGCTCTGCAGCTAGGCGGCAGCAATCCCGGTGAACTGGCTCAGTGTGCAAAGCTCGCTCAGGAGTTTGGTTTTAGCGAAGTCAATCTGAACGTAGGCTGCCCGAGCGACCGGGTTCAGAACAACATGATCGGTGCTTGCCTGATGGGGCACCCGGATAAAGTGGCCGAAGGTGTGGCCGCGATGAAAGAGGCCACCGACCTACCGGTGACCGTTAAGCACCGGATTGGTATTAATGGCCGGGATTCCTGGGAAGAGCTGTGCGAGTTTATCGCGAAGGTTTCAGCCGCCGGCTGCAACACGTTCATTGCGCACGCCCGAATTGCGATTCTGGAAGGGCTCAGCCCGAAGGAAAACCGCGACATACCACCGTTGAAGTATGACTGGGTGTACCGTTTGAAAGAAACGTACCCTGAGCTGGAGATCATCATCAACGGTGGCATCAAAACCATCGAAGAATGCCACGATCACCTTCGCCATACCGACGGCGTTATGCTGGGCCGAGAGGCTTACCACAACCCGTGGCTGCTGACCGAAGTAGACCCTGAATTCTTCGGCGAGGAAGCGCCGGTCACCAGCCGCCATGAGGCTCTTCGGGCAATGTTCCCGTTTATTCAGAAAGAGCTCGACCGGGGCGTTTACCTCACCCACATTACCCGCCACATTATGGGTTTGTTTCTTGGCATGCCAGGCGGCAGGCAGTTCCGTCGCCACCTGAGCGAAAACGCCAACAAGCCTGGTTCCGGACTGGAAGTGGTGGAGCAGGCACTGGCGAAAGTGCGAGAGCCAGAAGCGGTTTTGGAAAACTAG
- the tal gene encoding transaldolase, which produces MTNKLDQLKTMTTVVADTGDLDAIAQWRPQDATTNPSLLLKAAASDAYRPMLDKAITMAHRQGGSSAEQLTLATDMLAVLAGKEILDLIPGVVSTEVDARLSFDTAATLKRARRIIELYDQQGVDTSRVLIKIASTWEGILAAEQLEKEGIRCNLTLLFSFVQAVACAQAGAHLISPFVGRILDWHLANSGRDSYPAAEDPGVQSVTRIYNYYKTHGFNTVVMGASFRNTGEIEMLAGCDRLTISPALLQELQDDNGPLTQKLKAETATSNDIIGPVDEKLFRWESNEDAMATEKLADGIRRFSADQIELENQVRQQANVA; this is translated from the coding sequence ATGACCAACAAGTTAGACCAACTGAAAACCATGACAACGGTGGTTGCAGACACCGGTGACCTGGACGCCATTGCCCAATGGCGACCCCAAGACGCAACCACCAACCCGTCCTTGCTTCTTAAAGCAGCGGCGTCAGATGCGTATCGCCCCATGCTGGATAAAGCCATTACGATGGCTCATCGTCAGGGAGGCTCATCTGCCGAGCAGCTGACACTGGCAACCGATATGCTGGCAGTACTGGCGGGCAAAGAAATTCTCGACCTTATTCCGGGCGTGGTATCCACCGAAGTTGATGCGCGTCTGTCCTTTGATACCGCCGCTACGCTCAAGCGTGCCCGCAGAATCATTGAGCTCTACGATCAGCAAGGGGTCGATACCAGCCGCGTTCTGATCAAGATCGCCTCAACCTGGGAAGGCATTCTGGCGGCCGAGCAACTTGAAAAAGAGGGCATTCGCTGCAACCTGACATTGTTGTTCTCGTTTGTGCAGGCGGTTGCCTGTGCTCAAGCCGGCGCTCACCTTATTTCACCGTTTGTCGGCCGTATTCTGGACTGGCATCTCGCCAATTCTGGCCGCGATAGCTACCCGGCGGCAGAAGATCCCGGCGTACAATCCGTTACCCGGATCTACAATTACTACAAAACCCACGGTTTCAACACAGTGGTCATGGGAGCAAGCTTCCGAAATACCGGAGAAATTGAAATGCTGGCCGGTTGCGACCGCCTGACCATCAGCCCTGCTCTGCTGCAAGAGCTTCAGGATGACAACGGGCCGCTGACCCAAAAGCTCAAAGCCGAAACCGCCACGAGCAACGACATCATTGGTCCGGTTGACGAAAAACTGTTCCGTTGGGAATCCAACGAAGACGCCATGGCAACCGAGAAGCTGGCCGATGGTATTCGCCGGTTCTCAGCCGACCAGATTGAATTGGAAAACCAGGTTCGCCAGCAGGCCAACGTTGCGTAG
- a CDS encoding YnbE family lipoprotein — protein sequence MINVTRLRRPLAITSLWVVIVPIGLIACTPTVQMAAPKEPITVNLNVKIQHEIYVKVDKDVDELFSDKGLF from the coding sequence ATGATCAATGTAACGCGGCTGCGCCGGCCGCTTGCGATCACCTCTCTGTGGGTAGTGATAGTGCCCATAGGGTTAATCGCCTGCACGCCAACGGTGCAAATGGCCGCACCCAAAGAGCCGATTACCGTAAACCTGAACGTAAAGATTCAGCACGAAATCTACGTAAAAGTGGATAAAGACGTGGATGAACTGTTCAGCGACAAAGGCCTGTTCTGA
- a CDS encoding glycerophosphodiester phosphodiesterase yields the protein MIIYGHRGAKGEAPENTLPGFLHAYRLGVRHFELDLALSKDGIPVLVHDLTVDRTTGQKGGISKYTANELNQMDARRNTSSWPHPTGIPALETLLDQLSDLEHLQLEVKKDNRYRLNILCNRLTEIIQRRNLYQTAAITSTDPWFLREIRRRDKNIRIGLVAERKFPKPLKVASSLGCEYFCVNWRILSKGMVDIAHKRNMHVSAWTVNRIHDMLTLEEMGVDSIITDFPTSTRMYFDNRAKSLVTLPAQETGQPDL from the coding sequence ATGATCATTTATGGTCACCGCGGGGCCAAAGGCGAGGCCCCTGAAAACACGCTTCCCGGGTTTCTTCATGCTTATCGACTAGGCGTACGGCACTTCGAGCTTGATCTGGCGTTATCAAAAGACGGCATACCGGTGTTGGTACACGACCTCACCGTTGACCGCACAACCGGCCAGAAAGGCGGCATCAGCAAATACACAGCGAACGAACTGAACCAGATGGATGCCCGGCGCAACACCAGTTCGTGGCCACACCCAACCGGCATCCCGGCGCTCGAAACCTTGCTGGACCAACTGTCCGATCTGGAACACCTTCAGCTGGAGGTCAAGAAAGACAATCGGTACCGGCTCAATATCCTCTGCAACCGGTTGACCGAAATCATTCAACGACGAAACTTGTACCAAACAGCGGCCATCACCTCGACCGACCCTTGGTTTCTGCGAGAAATCCGCCGGCGTGACAAGAACATCCGCATAGGGCTCGTGGCTGAACGGAAATTTCCCAAGCCGTTAAAAGTCGCCAGCTCGCTCGGCTGCGAATACTTTTGTGTGAATTGGCGAATTCTTAGCAAAGGAATGGTCGATATTGCGCACAAACGGAATATGCACGTCTCCGCCTGGACGGTGAACCGCATCCACGACATGCTGACTCTAGAAGAAATGGGCGTGGACAGCATCATCACAGACTTCCCGACCAGCACGCGAATGTACTTCGATAATCGTGCAAAATCACTCGTGACTTTGCCTGCCCAAGAAACCGGGCAGCCAGATTTGTAA
- the sthA gene encoding Si-specific NAD(P)(+) transhydrogenase yields the protein MAEHHYDVVVIGAGPSGEGAAMNAAKHNKRVAIIEDKATVGGNCTHWGTIPSKALRHSVKQIITFNTNQMFRDIGEPRWFSFPRVLQSAQKVIGKQVKLRTQFYSRNRVDLLNGRAAFLDKNRLEIRGHKSVETIHFKQAIVATGSRPYLPPDVDFRHHRIYNSDSILNLSHTPRTLIIYGAGVIGSEYASIFAGLGVKVDLINPGSRLLSFLDDEISDALSYHLRNNGVLVRHNEQYETVKGDDHGVVVTLQSGKKIRADAFLWCNGRSGNTDNLGLDKVGLEPNSRGQLSVDDHYRTEVEHIYAVGDVIGWPSLASAAYDQGRSASSDVVQDEYFRFVDDVPTGIYTIPEISSVGKTERELTEAKVPYDVGQAFFKDLARAQITGEAVGMLKLLFHRETREILGIHCFGDQAAEIVHIGQAIMNQEGEANSLNYFINTTFNYPTMAEAYRVAALNGLNRIF from the coding sequence ATGGCAGAACATCATTACGACGTTGTTGTTATTGGTGCCGGCCCCTCTGGTGAAGGGGCGGCAATGAATGCGGCCAAGCACAATAAGCGGGTTGCGATCATCGAGGATAAAGCCACCGTAGGGGGTAACTGTACTCACTGGGGCACCATTCCTTCCAAGGCACTGCGTCATTCTGTTAAGCAGATTATCACCTTCAACACGAACCAGATGTTCCGGGACATTGGTGAGCCTCGTTGGTTCTCGTTCCCGCGGGTTCTGCAAAGCGCCCAGAAGGTTATTGGGAAGCAGGTGAAATTGCGCACCCAGTTTTACTCACGTAACCGGGTTGATTTGCTGAACGGCCGCGCGGCGTTTCTGGACAAGAACCGCTTGGAAATTCGCGGTCACAAATCGGTCGAGACGATCCATTTCAAGCAGGCCATTGTGGCCACCGGTTCGCGCCCGTATCTGCCACCCGATGTGGACTTCCGTCACCATCGGATCTACAACTCCGATTCCATTCTGAATCTGTCCCATACGCCGCGCACGTTAATCATCTATGGCGCTGGCGTCATCGGTTCCGAGTATGCGTCGATTTTTGCGGGCTTGGGGGTGAAGGTTGATCTGATCAACCCGGGCAGCCGTTTGCTGTCGTTTTTGGATGACGAGATATCAGATGCCCTCAGCTATCACCTGAGAAACAACGGTGTGCTGGTGCGTCACAATGAACAGTACGAGACTGTCAAAGGTGATGATCACGGCGTGGTAGTCACCCTTCAGTCTGGCAAAAAAATCCGCGCCGACGCGTTCCTGTGGTGTAACGGCCGAAGTGGCAATACCGATAATCTGGGGCTCGATAAAGTGGGTCTTGAGCCGAATAGTCGTGGTCAATTGTCGGTAGACGACCATTACCGCACGGAAGTAGAGCACATCTATGCGGTGGGTGATGTCATTGGCTGGCCAAGCCTCGCGAGTGCTGCTTATGATCAGGGGCGTTCTGCGTCTTCTGACGTGGTGCAGGATGAGTACTTCCGTTTTGTGGACGATGTGCCGACCGGCATTTACACCATTCCGGAAATCAGCTCAGTGGGTAAGACCGAGCGCGAGCTGACAGAAGCGAAAGTGCCGTACGATGTGGGGCAGGCGTTTTTCAAGGATCTGGCGCGTGCTCAGATCACCGGTGAAGCGGTCGGGATGCTGAAGCTGCTGTTCCACAGAGAAACCCGGGAAATTCTGGGCATTCACTGCTTTGGAGACCAGGCGGCGGAAATCGTCCACATCGGCCAGGCCATTATGAACCAGGAAGGGGAAGCGAACTCCCTGAACTACTTCATTAACACTACCTTTAACTACCCAACCATGGCGGAAGCCTATCGGGTAGCTGCACTGAACGGCCTGAACCGAATCTTCTGA
- a CDS encoding YdbL family protein, translating into MKQLTQLSAVVLAMVLAMPAFAMSLSEAKDKLESVKQQGLVGETPTGYLDVVRATGDAREVVEAINQARRNEYTRIAEKHAIPVTQVETVAGKKAIEKTPGGQFVLIEGQWVKK; encoded by the coding sequence ATGAAACAACTGACACAACTGAGCGCCGTTGTGCTGGCCATGGTTCTGGCTATGCCAGCGTTCGCTATGAGTTTGAGTGAGGCCAAAGACAAGCTGGAATCGGTAAAGCAGCAAGGCCTGGTGGGTGAAACCCCAACCGGTTATCTGGACGTTGTTCGAGCTACAGGCGATGCCCGAGAGGTGGTGGAGGCCATTAACCAGGCCCGTCGCAATGAATACACCCGTATTGCCGAAAAACACGCGATCCCGGTTACCCAAGTGGAAACCGTTGCCGGCAAGAAAGCGATAGAAAAGACCCCCGGTGGCCAATTTGTTTTGATTGAGGGGCAGTGGGTAAAGAAATAG
- a CDS encoding YdbH domain-containing protein yields MPSRRSSVCGAFSSTLWVRWLCPVVLVAAILLPLPAEAFDWSFVLEQGTVGLDLPDTRSGDWQMTGGRADLAGVSLAVNFSGTGSLAERSSVAGHVSIRVAELQHPLLKPQGWQFEGRANGTLADLSLEGQVRADSGLVADVVIRNVTGEFQAGRATLRLSGENIQTVMAATLADWPELLEVSSGEVRAVATMRIEPDAPLALESRFEFERVNGLVSTSAVTDMNGQLRISLEDNTLTASTSELTIAKINTGIGIGPLRFLADYRAPLGELFEGVLNIQQANAEFLGGRLRVAPRSIDLSSDPWQLPIDAYDVSLAKLLQLYPTEGLSGTGHLTGHIPVSIGSAGVEVAEGRMAAEPPGGIIRLPAERLKAILGSSQGMEPVVEALQNFHYKKLNSTIDYDTKGRLLLHLRLEGQKASDRREQPIVLNLNLEEDIPALLTSLQLSGRVNEAVTERVRERVKQTEQEAEP; encoded by the coding sequence ATGCCGTCGCGGAGGTCCAGCGTGTGTGGCGCATTCTCCTCCACACTATGGGTTCGCTGGCTTTGCCCCGTTGTTTTGGTTGCAGCCATATTGTTACCTCTGCCCGCTGAAGCCTTCGACTGGTCGTTTGTTCTAGAACAGGGGACGGTCGGCCTGGATTTGCCGGATACCCGATCGGGCGATTGGCAAATGACAGGGGGTCGCGCCGACCTGGCTGGCGTTTCCCTTGCGGTAAACTTCTCTGGTACCGGTTCATTGGCGGAACGAAGCTCAGTTGCAGGGCATGTCAGCATTCGTGTAGCGGAGCTCCAACACCCGCTACTCAAGCCGCAGGGGTGGCAGTTTGAGGGTAGGGCAAATGGCACTTTGGCCGACCTGAGCCTTGAAGGCCAAGTGCGCGCAGACTCCGGCCTTGTTGCGGATGTGGTTATAAGAAACGTAACCGGGGAATTCCAGGCAGGCCGAGCCACACTGCGCCTGAGCGGGGAGAATATCCAAACGGTAATGGCCGCAACGCTGGCGGATTGGCCAGAATTATTGGAAGTGTCCAGCGGAGAAGTCCGCGCCGTTGCGACAATGCGCATTGAGCCGGACGCCCCATTGGCTTTAGAAAGTCGCTTTGAGTTTGAGCGTGTTAATGGGCTGGTTAGCACCAGTGCGGTTACCGACATGAATGGGCAGCTTCGCATTAGCTTGGAAGACAACACACTGACCGCCAGCACCAGCGAACTCACCATCGCCAAAATCAACACCGGTATCGGCATTGGGCCACTCCGGTTTCTTGCCGACTATCGAGCGCCACTGGGCGAACTGTTCGAGGGAGTGCTTAACATCCAGCAGGCAAACGCCGAGTTTTTGGGTGGCCGCTTGAGGGTGGCGCCCCGCAGCATCGATTTATCATCCGACCCGTGGCAGTTACCCATTGATGCCTATGACGTTTCACTGGCCAAACTGCTGCAACTGTACCCAACGGAAGGGCTTTCCGGCACGGGCCATCTTACCGGGCACATACCGGTTTCAATTGGCAGTGCAGGTGTTGAAGTGGCTGAGGGTCGAATGGCTGCCGAGCCTCCGGGAGGCATAATACGCCTACCCGCAGAGCGCCTGAAAGCGATACTGGGCAGCAGCCAGGGGATGGAACCGGTGGTGGAAGCTTTGCAAAACTTTCACTACAAGAAGCTCAACAGCACGATAGACTACGATACTAAGGGGAGATTGCTTCTGCACCTAAGGCTGGAAGGTCAAAAGGCGAGCGATCGACGGGAGCAGCCCATCGTGCTCAACCTCAATCTTGAAGAAGATATCCCCGCCCTGTTAACCAGCCTGCAATTGAGTGGCAGGGTCAATGAAGCCGTAACGGAGCGCGTTCGGGAGCGAGTGAAGCAAACCGAACAGGAGGCAGAACCATGA
- the nqrM gene encoding (Na+)-NQR maturation NqrM, which translates to MSTFLLVLAIVVLLMVGMSVGVIFGRKPISGTCGGIGALGISSSCDICGGNTQKCEESRSESATPVSAEDLAYDASKIDK; encoded by the coding sequence ATGAGTACCTTTTTGTTAGTTTTGGCAATTGTGGTTTTGCTGATGGTGGGTATGTCCGTCGGCGTTATTTTCGGGCGTAAGCCGATTAGTGGTACTTGCGGTGGTATTGGTGCGCTTGGCATCAGCTCCTCGTGCGATATTTGTGGTGGCAACACCCAAAAGTGCGAAGAGAGCCGTTCTGAATCAGCAACGCCGGTGAGCGCAGAAGATTTGGCCTACGACGCCAGCAAAATCGATAAATAA
- a CDS encoding 3-deoxy-7-phosphoheptulonate synthase has protein sequence MLAILHPNTELNSEAYRQTMHYLENLPGVSLRVHEVQGVSQRLTEIYLLGDTKPLDKEEIEALPAVERAIRISEDYRILGRHKDDNRQSGFHYNGVDFNQNNLNVFAGLCAVDVPEHVEIMMKALEENGQVCTRMGAYKPRTNPYSFQGHGQGCLPWVFEKAGKHGIKVVAMEITHESHIEEIDTCLEKLGRPTGVMLQVGTRNTQNFELLKAIGRQSTYPVLLKRGFGITLNESLNAAEYLASEGNANVIFCLRGMKTEAGQPHRNMVDFAHVPAVKRLTRMPVCVDPSHSVGTRQQSPDGILDVMHATAQGVIAGANMVLVDFHPKPEKALVDGPQALLMNELPAYLEDIQLCHDTWKKRQAIYKRLKDIATE, from the coding sequence ATGTTAGCCATTCTTCACCCGAATACCGAACTGAATAGCGAAGCTTACCGCCAGACCATGCACTATCTGGAAAACCTGCCCGGAGTGAGCCTGCGGGTTCACGAGGTTCAGGGTGTAAGTCAGCGGCTAACTGAAATCTATCTGCTGGGCGATACCAAGCCGCTGGACAAAGAAGAAATCGAGGCCTTGCCGGCGGTTGAGCGGGCCATACGGATTTCTGAAGATTACCGTATTCTGGGGCGCCATAAAGACGACAACCGCCAAAGCGGGTTCCACTACAACGGTGTCGATTTTAACCAGAACAACCTGAACGTGTTTGCCGGTTTGTGTGCCGTCGATGTCCCCGAGCATGTCGAAATCATGATGAAGGCCTTGGAAGAGAACGGGCAGGTGTGCACGCGCATGGGTGCCTACAAGCCGCGGACCAACCCCTACTCGTTTCAGGGGCATGGCCAGGGTTGCCTGCCCTGGGTGTTCGAAAAAGCCGGCAAACATGGCATCAAAGTGGTGGCGATGGAGATCACCCATGAAAGCCACATTGAAGAGATTGATACCTGTCTTGAAAAACTGGGCCGGCCAACCGGGGTGATGCTGCAGGTGGGTACGCGCAACACCCAGAACTTTGAACTGCTGAAAGCGATTGGCCGCCAGAGCACCTATCCGGTGTTGCTGAAACGGGGCTTCGGGATCACCCTGAATGAATCTCTGAATGCTGCGGAATATCTGGCCAGCGAGGGCAACGCCAACGTGATTTTCTGCCTGCGTGGAATGAAAACCGAAGCCGGCCAGCCACACCGCAACATGGTCGATTTTGCCCACGTTCCGGCGGTGAAACGGCTAACACGGATGCCGGTGTGCGTTGACCCGTCTCATTCTGTCGGCACCCGGCAGCAGTCTCCGGACGGCATTCTCGATGTGATGCACGCCACCGCACAGGGCGTCATCGCCGGCGCCAACATGGTGCTGGTAGACTTCCACCCGAAACCCGAAAAAGCCCTGGTGGATGGCCCTCAGGCGCTTCTGATGAACGAACTACCGGCTTATCTGGAAGACATTCAGCTTTGCCACGACACCTGGAAGAAACGCCAGGCTATCTACAAACGATTAAAGGATATCGCTACAGAATGA
- a CDS encoding EAL domain-containing protein → MNRILAELADQQKVQDMIANHEPFMDILAEVTRMVARQMPSAVVTFMLYDSSDDTLTLVAGDGLSDAYKLAMQRKKIGPEVGTCGRAAFLRDVVVTHSIADDPNWDAYREAALKENLKSCWSVPVMMTDDELLGTFATYHPKPGSPDDDQLVLITRAAGLLAFALARQQDQRALRIQRQRYQSLFTYHPDAVFELDLNGCFVAANRGCEHIAGFAEENIIGLHYETFVKEEHHEVAGQAFKLACNGIPQHYEVVAYHAGGDEYLLEVTNLPIVVDEEVVGVYGIGKDITRERESELKLHFQRTHDLLTGLSNRAGFEARLAEDYRLSKGRVAVLLINLDGFASINDGLGHTVGDHLLQAVANRLADGLEPGDFIARFAGDEFGVLLTDRGRVEHTLPVVEALLSLLARPFVIDDHVLHISASIGVALGRAKSRDDGTLIQHAHMAVREAKAQGRNTWEWYAGDANSSIREHIALRRELLDAVVHNQLVLYYQPLVDARTGKMTALEALVRWRHPERGMVPPGDFIPLAESTGQIIDLDRWVLRQACKDLHTINAGRDEPLTVAVNISPVHFRRNGFFDEVSQAIEESGLDPESLELEVTEGLMMAGTEKAIELLQKIRNLGVKVAIDDFGTGFSSLSYLRQLPINKVKIDRSFIRDIAGGRESAAIVEGIITMAHHLGLEVVAEGIETPEQRDDLVQRRCDLLQGFYFSRPVPLAELLKLPHQLPEA, encoded by the coding sequence ATGAATCGCATCCTTGCCGAATTGGCGGATCAACAAAAAGTTCAAGACATGATCGCCAACCATGAGCCCTTCATGGATATATTGGCGGAGGTTACCCGTATGGTGGCACGGCAAATGCCGAGCGCCGTGGTGACGTTCATGTTGTATGACTCATCCGATGATACTCTGACGCTGGTGGCCGGAGACGGGCTCTCTGACGCTTATAAGTTGGCTATGCAGCGCAAAAAAATCGGGCCTGAAGTAGGCACTTGCGGCAGAGCAGCGTTCCTGCGGGACGTTGTTGTTACCCATAGCATTGCCGATGATCCTAACTGGGACGCCTATCGGGAAGCCGCACTGAAAGAAAATTTGAAATCTTGCTGGTCCGTACCAGTGATGATGACCGACGACGAGCTTTTAGGCACCTTCGCCACATACCACCCCAAGCCCGGTTCGCCCGATGATGACCAACTTGTATTGATCACGCGCGCTGCCGGGCTGCTTGCTTTTGCTCTGGCGCGACAGCAGGACCAGCGTGCACTTCGCATTCAGCGCCAACGCTATCAATCCCTCTTCACGTACCACCCGGATGCTGTTTTCGAGCTCGACCTGAACGGCTGCTTTGTGGCGGCAAACCGAGGCTGTGAGCATATCGCGGGGTTTGCTGAGGAGAACATTATTGGCCTGCACTACGAAACCTTTGTAAAAGAGGAACATCATGAGGTTGCCGGGCAGGCGTTCAAGCTGGCCTGCAACGGAATACCACAGCATTACGAAGTCGTCGCCTATCACGCCGGTGGTGACGAGTATCTCCTTGAGGTAACAAACCTGCCGATCGTGGTGGACGAGGAAGTTGTCGGTGTGTACGGAATCGGGAAAGACATAACGCGTGAAAGAGAAAGCGAACTGAAATTGCACTTTCAGCGTACCCACGACCTTCTCACTGGCCTGTCCAATCGAGCCGGTTTCGAAGCCCGTTTGGCTGAGGATTATCGTTTGTCGAAAGGGCGAGTGGCCGTTCTGCTGATCAATTTGGACGGTTTTGCCTCTATCAACGATGGCCTCGGGCACACGGTGGGGGACCATTTGCTGCAGGCGGTAGCGAACCGGCTGGCCGATGGTCTCGAACCCGGAGATTTTATTGCCCGGTTTGCCGGGGATGAATTCGGGGTGTTGTTGACTGACCGGGGGCGAGTCGAACACACCCTGCCGGTCGTTGAAGCGTTGCTCAGCCTACTCGCCCGCCCGTTTGTTATCGATGACCATGTTCTTCATATCAGTGCCAGCATCGGCGTAGCGTTGGGGCGGGCCAAGTCGCGCGATGACGGAACATTGATTCAGCACGCTCACATGGCGGTCCGGGAAGCCAAAGCCCAAGGCCGGAATACTTGGGAGTGGTATGCCGGCGATGCGAATTCGTCAATACGAGAGCACATTGCACTCAGGCGCGAATTGTTAGACGCGGTAGTGCACAACCAACTGGTGCTTTACTACCAGCCTCTGGTAGATGCCCGCACAGGAAAGATGACGGCCCTGGAAGCACTGGTGCGTTGGCGGCATCCAGAGCGTGGCATGGTGCCACCGGGTGACTTTATTCCACTGGCAGAGAGCACGGGCCAGATTATTGATCTGGACCGATGGGTGTTGCGACAAGCCTGTAAGGATCTGCACACCATCAATGCGGGCCGTGATGAGCCACTCACGGTGGCGGTCAATATCTCGCCGGTGCATTTCCGCCGAAATGGTTTTTTTGATGAAGTAAGTCAGGCCATTGAAGAAAGCGGCCTTGACCCGGAGAGCCTGGAGCTGGAAGTGACCGAAGGCTTGATGATGGCTGGCACGGAAAAAGCCATTGAACTGCTTCAGAAAATTCGGAACCTGGGCGTAAAAGTCGCCATCGACGACTTTGGAACGGGCTTTTCAAGCCTGAGTTATTTACGCCAGTTGCCGATTAATAAAGTAAAGATAGATCGGAGCTTTATCCGAGACATCGCTGGCGGACGAGAGAGTGCGGCGATTGTGGAAGGCATCATCACCATGGCCCACCACCTTGGTTTGGAAGTGGTGGCAGAAGGTATTGAAACCCCTGAGCAACGAGATGACCTTGTTCAGCGGCGCTGCGACCTTCTGCAAGGCTTCTATTTCTCCCGACCGGTGCCATTGGCCGAACTACTCAAGTTGCCTCATCAATTACCGGAAGCGTAA
- a CDS encoding pirin family protein has translation MIELRPYKELGSAHHGWLDTRHHFSFAEYYDPNRMNWGNLRVWNDDTIAPHSGFPRHPHRDMEIITYVRKGAITHQDSLGNRGRTEAGDVQVMSAGTGIAHSEMNEEDETTEIFQIWIVPNETGLPPAWGAKPFPKGDRSGSFVTLASGLPEDKDALPIRTDARMVAATLEAGQSTEYNVASGRKVYLVPATGQIEVNGVVANAGDGVAIRDEVLLTVKASEDSEIVLVDVT, from the coding sequence ATGATTGAGCTTAGACCCTATAAAGAACTGGGCAGCGCGCACCACGGTTGGCTCGACACTCGTCACCACTTTTCGTTTGCCGAGTACTACGACCCGAACCGTATGAACTGGGGTAATCTGCGAGTGTGGAATGACGATACCATCGCTCCTCATTCAGGCTTCCCGCGCCATCCGCACCGCGACATGGAAATCATCACCTATGTCCGCAAAGGCGCAATCACGCACCAAGATAGCCTCGGGAACCGTGGCCGAACAGAAGCGGGCGATGTGCAGGTGATGAGTGCCGGTACCGGTATTGCGCACAGTGAAATGAATGAAGAAGACGAAACGACTGAGATCTTTCAGATCTGGATCGTGCCGAACGAAACCGGTTTGCCACCTGCATGGGGCGCGAAGCCGTTTCCAAAGGGTGACCGTAGTGGTTCTTTCGTTACGCTCGCCAGCGGTTTGCCGGAAGACAAGGACGCTTTGCCGATCCGTACAGACGCCCGAATGGTTGCTGCAACCCTGGAGGCTGGCCAAAGCACTGAATATAACGTGGCTTCGGGCCGAAAGGTCTATCTGGTCCCCGCGACTGGCCAGATCGAGGTGAATGGCGTTGTGGCCAATGCCGGTGACGGCGTTGCCATTCGCGACGAAGTGCTGCTAACGGTTAAAGCCTCTGAAGACAGTGAAATTGTGCTGGTGGACGTGACTTAA